The segment ACGCCGGACGCCAGCAGCTCGTCGAGATCCGACGCGCGGTACCCCTGAAGCCTCGCCGGCAGGACGTCCGGCTCCAGAACCGATGCCGGGATCGCGGCCCCCTGTAGCTGCGCCACCGTCTCGACCAGTGCCTCCTGGCCGCGCCTGGGCGTCCCGATCCCGTGCCATGCCGGCAGGAACCTCGCCAGAGCGGGAGCCTCGACGGGCTCGATCTCCTTGCGCAGCGCCGCGAGCGAGCGCCGCCTCAGGACCCGCAGCACTCCCTGGTCGCACCACTCCCGGCGCGACCCGTCCGGACGAAACTCCCCGCGCACGACGCGTCCCTGCGCCTCCAGGGACTCGAGCACTGCGCGCGCGCGTTCCGGCGGGACTCCCAGCCGCGCGCAGACCTGCGACGTCTCGAAAGGTCCGTGCGTCCGCGCGTACCGCGCGATCAGGTCCTCCAGCGGGGCGTCGACGGGGTCGGTGAACGCCGCCGGAAGCCCCTGAGGCAGGGCCACACCCAGTGCATCGCGCAGGCGCGCCGCGTCCTCGGCGGCGGCGAGGCGCCGCTCGCCCCCGACTCCCACCTCGATGGCCCGGCGCTCGTCCACCAGAGATGCGACCCACCTGTCGTCGAAGGCCTCGCTGCGCGCCCGAAGCTCGTCCACGGTCAGGTCGCCGAGACGCCGGAGCACGTCGTGCAGCTCGTCGGCGTCGCGCGCCCCACGCCCCGGCACCAGCTGCTGCAACTCGAGCTCCAAAGACGCCAGCGCGTCGCGGTCCACCAGCTCCCGCAGCTCCTCGGCCCCCAATAGCTCGCGGAGCAGCTCTCGGTCCAGCGACAGCGCCGTCGCCCGACGCTCCGCCAGCGGTGCGTCGCCGTCGTACATGTACTCGCCGACCCAGCCGAAAAGAAGCGACTGGGCGAATGGCGACGGTGAGCGCGTCTCGACCGCCACGAGCCGGACTCGCCGTGAGCGCACGTCCGTCAGAACCTCACGCAGCGCAGGGACGTCGAACACGTCCCGCAGGCACTCCCGCGTGGCCTCGAGCATGATCGGGAACTGCGGGTACTTCGCCGCGACCTGCATGAGGTTGGCCGCTCTCTGTCGCTGCTGCCACAGGGGCGACCGCTTCCCGGGATCGCGGCGGGGCAGCAGCAGCGCACGGCCGGCCGACTCGCGGAACCGCCCGGCGAAAAGAGCCGTCCCCGGAAGGGCGGCCGTCACCGTTTCCTGGATCTCCTCGGGGGGGATGGCGATGTCGTCCAGCGGCAGCTCGTCGTGGGCCTCCGGCAGCCGGATCGCTATGCCGTCGTCGCTGTACAGCACCTGGACGTGGCCCAGCCGGTCCTCCAGCCGCGACTGCAGGGCCATGGCCCACGGCGCGTGGACCTGCGCCCCGAACGGCGACAGGATGCATACGCGCCAGTCGCCGATCTCGTCGCGAAATTTCTCAACCACGATCGTCCGGTCGTCGGGGACGGCTCCCGTCGCCTCGGCCTGCTCGCCGACGTACTGGACGAGATTTTTCGACGCAAGCTCGTCCAGCGAGTACTCGGCCCGCAACCAGTCCTCGGCGTCCGGCCGCGCGCGCAACGTCCGGACGAAAGTGCCCATCGCCCGTCCGAGCTCCAGGGGCCTGCCCGGACGGTCGCCGCGCCAGAACGGCATCTTTCCCGGCTCCCCGGGAGCGGGGGACACGATGACACGGTCGTGGGTGATGTCTTCGATGCGCCAGGTGGAGGCACCGAGCAGGAAGACCTCACCCGGACGCGACTCGTAGACCATCTCCTCGTCCAGCTCGCCGACGCGCTTGCCGTCGGTCAGGAAGACCCCGAACAGGCCGCGGTCCGGGATGGTCCCGCCGCTGGTGACGGCCAGGCGGCCGGCCCCGGCCCGCGAGCGCAGGGTGCCGTGGTGCCGGTCCCAGACGATGCGCGGCCGCAGTTCCGCGAACTCCTGGGAGGGGTACTTGCCGGACAAAAGATCCAGCACCGACGTGAGGACGTCGTCGGTCAGGTCCGCGTACGGCGCCGACCTGCGGACCACGGCCGCCAGGTCCTCGACCGTCCAGTCGTCCATGGCGACCATCGCGACGATCTGCTGGGCCAGGACGTCCAGGGGATTGCGGGGGTAGGTCGTGTGCTCGATCTCGCCGGTGCGCATCCGCTGGACGACGACGGCCGCCTCCAGCAGGTCGCCCCGGTACTTCGGGAACAGCTTTCCCCGGCTGGGCTCGTCCACTCTGTGTCCCGCCCGCCCTATGCGCTGAAGTCCCCGAGCCACCGAGCCCGGCGACTCCACCTGCACGACCAGGTCCACGGCGCCCATGTCGATGCCGAGCTCCAGCGAGCTGGTCGCCACCAGGCCCCGGAGCGTCCCCGCCTTGAGCTCGTCTTCGATCGCCACGCGCTGCTCGCGTGCCAGCGACCCGTGGTGGGCCTTGACCAGATCCTCTTCGGCCAGCTCGTTGAGCCGGGCAGCCAGGCGCTCCGCGAGGCGCCGGGCGTTGGTGAAGATCAGCGTCGAGCGGTGCTGGCGGACCAGTTCCAGCAGCCTCGGGTGGATCGCCGGCCAGATGCTGCGCCGTTGCTGTCCCGCCGAGGCCGGACCGGTCGCAGGGTCGTCCATAACCTCTCCGAGCGAGGACATGTCCTCGACCGGGACGACCACCTCGACGTCCAGCTGCTTACGAATCCCCGCGTCCACGATCGTCACCGGACGGGGCGCGCCCTGCACCTGTCCGCCCAAAAACCGTGCCGTTTCCTCGAGGGGGCGCTGCGTCGCCGACAGCCCGATGCGCTGGGGCGGCTGGGAGGTGATCTCCTCGAGTCGTTCGAGCGAAAGGGCCAGATGCGAGCCGCGCTTGGTCGCGGCGACCGCGTGGATCTCGTCGACGATCACCCACCGGACCGACGTGAGAGTCTCGCGGGCCCGCGAGGTGAGCATTAGGTACAGCGATTCGGGAGTGGTGATGAGGACGTCCGGGGGAGTCTTGACCAGCGCCCGGCGCTCCCTTGCGCTGGTGTCGCCGGTGCGCATCCCCACCGTCGGCTCAACAAAGGACTCGCCCAGGCGTTCGGCCGCCAGGCGCATTCCCTGAAGGGGCGCGCGCAGGTTGCGGTCCACGTCTACCGCCAGGGCGCGCAGCGGCGAGATGTAAAGCAGCCGGCATCGCTCGGCTGCCGGTGGCTGCGGGTCCGACGACAGGCGGTCAAGCCCCCACAAAAAGGCGGCCAGGGTCTTGCCGGAGCCGGTAGGCGCGCAGATGAGCGTGTGACTGCCCGAGGCGATTGCCGGCCACCCGCGCCCCTGCGCCGCCGTGGGTTGCGCGAACGTAGTCGCGAACCACTCGCGGGCGGCCGGGCTGAAGCGGTCCAATGCCATCTGTCAACGCTAACGCGGGCGCCGGTTCACGGCTTCTGGAGCCCATCCGTGATTGCATTGGGCGATGAGTGACGAAGCGCTGGTCGCGCGGTACCTGGACTACCTCGGGGGGCCAAGAAAGGCGTCCCCGCACACGGTCACCGCGTATCGCGGCGACCTGACGGACTTCACCGCGTTCCTGGACCGGTCCGCACGCAGCCTGCGCGACGCCGACCACTCCCTTCTGCGCAGGTACCTGGCGAACATGGAGACCCGCGGCCTGTCGCGATCGTCGATCCGGAGGCGGGCCACCGCGGTCCGCAGCTTCTATCGCTTTCTGCTCCGGGAAGGCGT is part of the Actinomycetota bacterium genome and harbors:
- a CDS encoding DEAD/DEAH box helicase encodes the protein MALDRFSPAAREWFATTFAQPTAAQGRGWPAIASGSHTLICAPTGSGKTLAAFLWGLDRLSSDPQPPAAERCRLLYISPLRALAVDVDRNLRAPLQGMRLAAERLGESFVEPTVGMRTGDTSARERRALVKTPPDVLITTPESLYLMLTSRARETLTSVRWVIVDEIHAVAATKRGSHLALSLERLEEITSQPPQRIGLSATQRPLEETARFLGGQVQGAPRPVTIVDAGIRKQLDVEVVVPVEDMSSLGEVMDDPATGPASAGQQRRSIWPAIHPRLLELVRQHRSTLIFTNARRLAERLAARLNELAEEDLVKAHHGSLAREQRVAIEDELKAGTLRGLVATSSLELGIDMGAVDLVVQVESPGSVARGLQRIGRAGHRVDEPSRGKLFPKYRGDLLEAAVVVQRMRTGEIEHTTYPRNPLDVLAQQIVAMVAMDDWTVEDLAAVVRRSAPYADLTDDVLTSVLDLLSGKYPSQEFAELRPRIVWDRHHGTLRSRAGAGRLAVTSGGTIPDRGLFGVFLTDGKRVGELDEEMVYESRPGEVFLLGASTWRIEDITHDRVIVSPAPGEPGKMPFWRGDRPGRPLELGRAMGTFVRTLRARPDAEDWLRAEYSLDELASKNLVQYVGEQAEATGAVPDDRTIVVEKFRDEIGDWRVCILSPFGAQVHAPWAMALQSRLEDRLGHVQVLYSDDGIAIRLPEAHDELPLDDIAIPPEEIQETVTAALPGTALFAGRFRESAGRALLLPRRDPGKRSPLWQQRQRAANLMQVAAKYPQFPIMLEATRECLRDVFDVPALREVLTDVRSRRVRLVAVETRSPSPFAQSLLFGWVGEYMYDGDAPLAERRATALSLDRELLRELLGAEELRELVDRDALASLELELQQLVPGRGARDADELHDVLRRLGDLTVDELRARSEAFDDRWVASLVDERRAIEVGVGGERRLAAAEDAARLRDALGVALPQGLPAAFTDPVDAPLEDLIARYARTHGPFETSQVCARLGVPPERARAVLESLEAQGRVVRGEFRPDGSRREWCDQGVLRVLRRRSLAALRKEIEPVEAPALARFLPAWHGIGTPRRGQEALVETVAQLQGAAIPASVLEPDVLPARLQGYRASDLDELLASGVCVWSGAGPLGAADGRVSIWFRDQMRLLHPPATDDRPSGPVHDALRERLTGRGASFWPELLAAADHPDDQTVLAALWDLVWAGEVTNDTFAPVRALLSGRRKAASTGRPRPGRLSRTGPPSAAGRWSLVSELLQPAPAATESAHARALQLLERHGVLTREAVLAENAPGGFAAVYGVLKALEESGRVRRGYFVAGLGAAQFAMPGAVDRLRGMRDREKPDAGRGEVLVMAATDPAQPYGAALPWPDSPGRPARAAGAYVVLEGGMPQAILERGGR